The proteins below come from a single Thermopolyspora flexuosa genomic window:
- a CDS encoding ABC transporter permease, translating to MTETKARTTARALPGTARLRLGRVGETRHLGLIVALALLAVVGLITRPENFATSDNLVSILALASTIGVITVGMTFVIIGGGIDLSVGAVMALASVWATTLATQSYGPWVMALCAILVGTGAGLVNGILIAYGRLVPFIATLAMLVAARGLAQRISDRKTQLIRPENDAIVELSTTRVLGLPLLVYIFALVVVAGWIVLNRTTFGRRTFAVGGNPEAARLAGIDVRRHTMLLYAISGFCCGVAAILIMARTTTGSSTHGDLYELDAIAAVIIGGTLLTGGRGSIVGSILGLLIFTVITNLFILNGLNTSDQLIAKGLIIVAAVLLQRRGLVGRRT from the coding sequence GTGACTGAGACCAAGGCCCGCACCACCGCCCGAGCGCTGCCCGGCACCGCCCGGCTCCGCCTCGGACGGGTCGGCGAGACCCGGCACCTCGGGCTGATCGTCGCGCTCGCGCTGCTCGCCGTGGTGGGGCTGATCACCCGCCCGGAGAACTTCGCCACCTCGGACAACCTGGTGAGCATCCTCGCCCTCGCGTCCACCATCGGCGTGATCACCGTCGGCATGACGTTCGTGATCATCGGTGGCGGCATCGACCTGTCGGTGGGCGCGGTGATGGCGCTCGCCTCGGTGTGGGCGACCACGCTCGCCACCCAGTCGTACGGGCCGTGGGTGATGGCGCTGTGCGCGATCCTCGTCGGCACCGGCGCGGGCCTGGTCAACGGCATCCTCATCGCGTACGGCCGGCTCGTGCCGTTCATCGCCACGCTCGCCATGCTGGTGGCGGCGCGCGGCCTCGCCCAGCGCATCTCCGACCGCAAGACCCAGCTCATCCGGCCGGAGAACGACGCGATCGTGGAGCTGTCCACCACCCGGGTGCTCGGGCTGCCGCTGCTCGTCTACATCTTCGCCCTCGTCGTCGTGGCCGGCTGGATCGTGCTCAACCGCACCACGTTCGGCCGCCGCACCTTCGCGGTCGGCGGCAACCCGGAGGCGGCCCGGCTCGCCGGCATCGACGTGCGGCGGCACACCATGCTGCTGTACGCGATCTCCGGCTTCTGCTGCGGCGTCGCCGCGATCCTCATCATGGCCCGGACCACCACCGGGTCGAGCACCCACGGTGACCTCTACGAGCTCGACGCGATCGCCGCCGTGATCATCGGCGGCACCCTGCTCACCGGCGGCCGCGGCTCGATCGTCGGCTCGATCCTCGGCCTGCTGATCTTCACCGTCATCACCAACCTGTTCATCCTCAACGGCCTCAACACCAGCGACCAGCTCATCGCGAAGGGCCTGATCATCGTCGCCGCCGTGT